In Diorhabda sublineata isolate icDioSubl1.1 chromosome 2, icDioSubl1.1, whole genome shotgun sequence, the sequence TTCTATTTATTAGTATCAtctaattatacaaaatataatttaaagatAGTGGATGTTGATTtactgttttttaattttatttattcagttttctACAGGTTTTTAAGCATATCTACAGTTGTCGATGCCACTTGCTCTTTTTGGGGTATTGCTCCCAATAAATTCGTCAATTTCAAATATGTTCATTAGCGAACATTAGTGATCGAATTTatttcataagaaatgttgattcATTTCAATCCGATCCTGTCGTCATATTTTACGGAAATAGTATTAATCTAATCGATTCTTTATCACAAAAAGAATTTGTTTATACTGCATATACCTTCCAATTAACTTTTCAGTAACAAGTGACACCTACTACAATcgtttattaaatatattatatcaataaagTGTTATGGACataattatcaacaataaaataaacaaaataaaattcatttggTGCCTTATGTATTCGCTAGTTTTTCTCGTGATATGAACAGCTCGAAAAAGTTAATTAGTAAATATACATTGATAATATTCGTTTGTACTCTATTGTTAACTATAGAGTATTCAATAATTTGGAATATAATGAATGATGAAGACTGCGTGAGAAGATCAGAGTTGGTTCACATTTcgaaaacaattaaaacatcgaatttgcCACATCTCTACATAATCACACCTACATATAAAAGACCAGAACAAATACCTGAGCTAGTTAGATTATCTCAAACATTACTGTTGGTACCAAAATTAACATGGCTTGTTATAGAAGATGGTTACGAGAAAaacgaaataattgaaaatattctcgAAAAGTTTGGTTTGAAACATGAATACCTATTAGCACCAATGcctgaaaaatataaaagtgaacCTTCGAAACCTAAAGGAGTATCCAACAGAAACAAAGGATTGGAGTGGATAAGAAACAATACAAAATCTGGTGTAGTGTATTTTGCTGACGATGACAATACGTACGACATTGAATTATTCATGGAAATCAGAAAAACCCAGACGGTATCCATGTTTCCTGTTGGTTTAGTCACTGAACTCGGCTTAAGTTCACCAATTGTAGAAAATTGTACTTTCAAAGGTTTTTATGATGGATGGATTGGCAATAGAAAATTTCCAGTGGACATGGCTGGTTTTGCAGTTTCTGTAGAATTTCTTTTATCACGTCCCAATGCTTCGATGCCCTACTTAGCAGGTTATGAAGAAGAtggttttttgaaaagtttatcACCTTTCGAGCCCAAAGACGCACAATTTTTAGCTTCGTGTTGTTCGAAAATATTGGTTTGGCATACTCGCACTCTCAAAAATGAGCCTGCAAAAACCACCCAGTTATTTAACAATACGAATATCGAGTTATTATTGAagataattttgtaatattgtGCTTCTTAAAAGtgagaaattttatattttattggataattttgaagaagtaaacagcaaattatttcatatatttttccacAATTATTTTCATAGCAAGTGGAGTACAATAAAGTAAGTAATATGAACATAAACTTATTTGAAACGAGGAAACAATTATTacccatataaaaaatttcattaagcAAACAAATGATCTTTGATAAAAGAACTATATAATTACAAGCAATTTTTTAAGCtgaaatattctaataaaacaaatgtttttctATTAAAGCTTGTTGAAACCACTCCCAACTAAGCTCTGGCGCCTCGAAcatgtaaaaataatatttttatactccCATAGATCAGCACTCAAAAAAATGCAACTGTAGATAAATATATAGGTCAACTGGCTGCATCTTGGTAGAAAGCTGATCCTTGACTTGACAGTTGTGACGTAGGAGTTGAACTGAACACTGTCGCTACActaacattcacaattacactgtaagccgcgcgtttctataaccaaattatcgtcttcggagactTGAGGTAAACTAAAACTTAATAACCCAACTTACCTATTTATACTAAGTTTTCTCAATGAACTTCTCGCGAAAAACAATTCCAGTGGATAAAACTTCGGCgaaaaatttcacattcattcTTTAACTAATAAACTTAGAGAGAGCTCTTGATTCGTTTAAATTACTGGAACATCCCcgttattcaccagatttggctccgtccgactatcatctctttcctcaattgaaaaaaagtttagaagATCGTGacttttcttccaacgaggaggtaataaaagttgtggaagtcaggtttgcagagcaagaagaaacattttttttaaaggtctatagacattcgctgtaataaatttatccaattaagagaagaatatgttgagtgataaaatattttgacattgaaactttgtttggttctatagtaggctaagaattttttaatatatcctatAGAGACCTTTGAAATATCTTCTGACAGTTTTTCCACCAAGATACAACCAGCTGACCTATATATTTATCCACAGTTGCATATTACCATCaactcataaatttttatttgacagCAGATCTATGggagtatatttttttcatgctCGAGACACCAGCAACGTCACTATGTTATAGTCAGCTAGGTCGTTTATATTTTTGCTCCTATATAAATTGTGTGTATGTGTGTATTTTTTTCACCCTTTTTTATAGAGGTGCGGAAAATACTTTTTACTATCATCAGGACAAGATGTTATGCGAAAATCCACATAAAATACTTGCTGAGAATCATTACACCAGCGCAAAATGGTCACTCGGAAGACGAGTCGTGCTTAAAACGATACaagaaattctaaaattcagcAAAGGCACAGCAAGGCTGATAtacgtttgatgtttgttttttcaataagtttttatcatagcaggcgaactaatttctaggaaagtatatttatttgttttgtttctttattttctagaatttcttAGAACTTCAattggatatataaacgagttaGCTTAGTGTAGTTTGttagtttatatttattataaactaacaaACTAAGTCATAGAGAAcagaacgaaatagaaaagtaacagaagaatttaaatgaattatgtaAGTTAGTTGAGtgttagtgataagttaattattataagttagtcaagtgtagtgtaaagtatttgaataaattaagaacgtgagagacaatgtttataaattcaccccacgaatagaaagagtgtaaataaataagctctcaaatttcgtattttgaagctcatataaattttatgaaattttttctctaactaaaatatcaaattatagcTTCACTCAGGTTTTTGAAGAGTCCGTTTTACTTCCATTTCTTCTTTAGCTAATATAGTTATAAGATTTGCTGGTAGTGTCAGTTATTTGAATAACTGGTTTTAAAAGAGCTTTGAGATGCTTCATCAATTCATCCTAAGAGATAATGTTCCAGCGTTTCAATTTCTCCACATCTATAGGTTtcgtttttgttaatttaaaaatatttacacatGTGATGGAGACGATTTGAGCTTTACTTAGAGTTAATACGTTCTGTTCATATATCACCGTTACAAATAATGCTTGAAACGGATacttgaacaaaatattttaattatttattatttaataactcTACCGTATAAGTTTTGGACTAACTTACAGTTTTAATTAACCTAGATAATTCACGACCCAGAAGAAGAAATCCATGAAAACCCAGTAATGTGATAACAGGAACGAAGTAAATTTCTGAAACAATATTTCTGAGTGAGTagatataaagaataaaaacaagtaCATTCGAAGCACAAATAATACCgtgttttcaattaacaaactAGTCAATTGATTTGGTCTAGTTAGaataaaaaccaatatattGGAGCTTGtagcaaatttttgaaattgagaaCTCGTTATTATACTAAAGATCCAAGCTTTCGAGAAGTGTTCTTCCCATCATCAGAAAAACTACAATATAAATGGAGAagtaaaaaacaattcaaaccATGTATATAACATGtgtgttaaatatataatattaaagtTGACTTACGTTCAATTTGAGGATGAATTCCTAGGTGTTTACTTAACGAAGTAAGTCATAGCAAAAGATTAAGGAGTTGGGATTCACATTGACTGTGCATGTTGTAATTAATATTAggttaaaaattattgaatacgtaaaaatatttcaaatatgtgATTGAAAGTGATTCAATCATCAACGTATTAcacatattttcacaaaatgtatTAGTTGACAATAGACCATCTATTGTGTGATTTATGATAACTAATTTGAGTCAAATTAGCttgaatttttagtttaataaacAGTTcgcaatttcaaatatttgcttCAAGCTCAaatatattggtttttattatatatatataagcctCACAGCTATCCTAAGGACATCAAAGGGATCAAGCCAAAGCCCCTGGTCGGCTTCTCTAAGTGGGTCACAACAGGCCTATCTAAAGGTTCATGTACACAACACCCCCTTCGCCACCGACAATGTTACCTTAAACtatgaactaaataaaaatcttaatgtACTAGTATTATGTGTGCagtgaaaaacaaatttgattttccCTTCCTACTTGCTGCCAAGTCTCTACGAGCGAATGTTGGTTGATGTGGAACGCAAGCTTTGCTGTGAAACATTGTGGCAACGGTATTACTGAAAGCCTCTACGCCTTTCAATGATTCTAAATGAGAAAAAACTGTGAAAGTCATGTTAACGAATCAGTAGTAAGAGGTGGTATACATATATTGCTCATAGATACGCTTTATGGTACTTAGTTCACTATGTGCAAGTTTTCAGTGATTGAATCTtagtatttttcttcaaactcGATAAAGTTTTAAAGTTCCAGTCTTTATATGAATTCTTATTCGCAGTGCAATATTTTCGGAAATATCTcctaaatcattaattttgctCTGTTTGACTACATCAGTTTGGTTGCCTCTATGTTGAATTACAGTTATGGTATCAGTAATTCATGGAAAACTAAATGAGTTGATTAAACATCGAATATATCTTATATTTCAGAGTGTTTGTAACATAGGATATTAACTCTATAATCTTTTTGGTACCAGACAAACTTGTAAACTGCTACTGCTCACTGAAACTTCGGGACTTGGAATTATCACAATCCGATGCCATAGAGGCAAATTATTTCCATAGTTTTTAAGCATTTCAGCATGATCTGTTTAATTATTTTCGGACctaatagtttttttctaaGTAATTTTCATAGATAAAGGATGAACAACTTTAGGACCATAGCCTTCTATGCAAGATTATCAAAATTCACAGGCTCATCAATAAACTCGGTACGGTACGTTAGGTAATTGTATTTGATGTTCATTTGAAGCTTCATCATCAAACTATCTATAAATGACATGTAGATATTGAGACCATGAACTTTGTGATCAATGTATGGTTCTACTACTGAAGTATCGAAGCCCGTAATATTCTTATTGATGATAACTTATAAAATGTTTgagattattattgataaaaattgttaaacaaCTCACTTTTCCAATAGCTATCTGCAATTGTCGGAAGAACTAGTATCAATAACCCTGGATTCACTGCGTGAGTAGTACCATATGCGAAGAATATTGCAGCATAAAACCATTTTCCCttgtttaatactttttttaatttgactcTTTTGAGTAGTCTCTCGTCCTGTTGCCCACCACCCATTTGACTAATACTAGAAAAAACATGAATTAATGTCGTAAAAAATTAGGTTCGCGATCCTGAAAAGTAGGTATTCTCCATGTAttcaaatgaatgaataaataacgTTCAAAGAAATTATTGTACCCTTGTTTCACGTTCCTCATACGCTAGTTACTCAACGTCAATTGTGACAATTAATGTCACTATTCCAAAAGCGTGAGGTGTACGAAACTTTTCTAAATCAAATCTGACTAAAACTTGTAAGAGATTATAGCTATGGTGCACCCCATTCGTTTGAGTGCAGTGAAATTAATTGTCTTGttattttattctcatttcAATAGCtatgttttaattcaattaacaaaattttttgaagatgaaaaaaaatgagagcTACATCTAGAAAAAGCCAGACgactttaaaatttaatatttcttatatactaCTTACTCAgcatttatatcaatataaagagaagtttttgaaaataccattttaattaattttgttgattcaATTGTTGAGATTCATTAAGTTCATTCAACATTGTAACGTATTTTTgtgtataaagtttttttaaaattcaagttTTGGGAGTAAAACCCTTAATTGGCACAGTCACAGTAGGATTCGTGTGGTCGACCCTGTATTTTAAAACGTAGTGCGGAGACCTACAATCTACAAGGAACAAGAAATAGGACTCAGCCTTCAGATCGCCTGTAAATGCCAAgattctttcttttattttttcatgaactAATGAGAAAACTCATTAACTAAGTTCATTGAACGTTGTAACGTATTTTTGTGaatgcagttttatttaaaataaagtttcggGTGTTAAATCCTCAATGTGAGAAGCAATATATACTTATAACTTTGAATGATTTATTGATTTTGGCGAACAACAAAGAgaacaacaaacaaaaacgtcGAAACGTTTATTGTTATTCTGTTaacttgaaaaattgatattaagcTGATATTGATTCACTTCCATATTCATTAGCttactataatatttttttatatcttgcaTGTATTGTAATGACTTATCAATCGCAGAAGGCTCTCCAGAAataatgcaaattttttattttcgatagcATCCGAATTTCAATtatggaaaattgttttttagacatcgtttcttataatttttatgttcgAATTATCATCCTACCTGGTAACAAAGCTGTTGGatttgtaatataaatttttaattagcacaaacaagaaaaaactCATAAGCATATCCTCACAAATATCGCCtgctttttatttgaattttgaggtaCTTAAACACCTAAAACTTAATACACTCACTTAAAATGGATTTATGTTTTAGTACCAGCAgtctattttgattaaaaaacggtaattatacactttcacggtcacctggttttttggctctagaaaatcgaaaaatggatggattttaatgatcttggtctcaaaatgttccattttacagcggatttataaaaaaattagtagaaatagttggaatgaaaatttctcatagttttactgttttaaatcgtaaaaaaaacggttttgcaaaataatcctttacaaaaaattatggtaattatacactttcgcggtcacctggtttattggttaggttaggttaggttggctctagaaaatcgaaaaatggatggattttaatgatcttggtctcaaaatgttccattttacggcggatttataaaaaaaaatacgaaaattaaaaaaaataaatattttttacagtttcatgactttaaatgcaaaaaaaatgactttctacatataatccttcgtaactgttactgacgtcgtggaatcaagttcgtatatttttttttcgcaatttacataaaaaaatgaatattttgaaaaaaaaagtttttctactatttaaggtttaaaactattaaaaaccgcaaattcagccactatccccgtgtttttcataaattcgtcgtaaaatggaacattttgagaccaaaattataaaatttatctatttttcgatttttaatggtcaaaaaactattaacattgaagaatatagtacgaaactattcacgaaaattgattgtttttcatcaatttcattttaagctataaaaactgaaaaaatcattctaattggggttttttttaaaaattgtttattaatttatgtagaatacaaaaaaaatataagaactttatctgataatgagataattttttgtaaaggattgttttgcaaaaccgttttttttacgatttaaaaaagtaaaactatgagaaattttcattccagctatttctactaattttttttataaatccgccgtaaaatggaaccttttgagaccaagatcattaaaatccatccatttttcgattttctagagccaaaaaaccaggtgtccgtgaaagtgtataattacctaaAAAAACTCCCAGTATCCACAATCATTAATCAAAACGACcactataattttgaaatgaaaattaatattttttgcatacTATTGAAGCTTGATATTAAGCCTTCTACAgtcattatatattatatttttaggattaatattaaatttatattttttgactttgacTACGGAaacaatattttagaataaatacCATTCAAAGAAGCATTTTCATGTCATGTCATGTCAGTTTTAGATGTCAAATTgtgtatatttgtaaatatgtaGATTGTTTGGGAAATCGTTTTGGCTTTTCAGCCATTCTGCAcctatatatattttgtacaagataCAATACAAAACAGGTAGTCTCCCACTTTCCAAGGTGTTGGTACTACTTCTTCGAGGTACTTAAGACTTGATGAAATTGTCAAGACATTCGCAGGTGGTGGTGGTATTTGAAGGGGTAGTAGCCTGTCAGAAGTTCGACCACTAGTTTAATGTCGTTTTTTGTCATCACAAGAATATCCTCAAACTTCTTAGTTGAAAcggttatgaatcttttggattatCTTACACCTGGAATGTTTCTCCAGTGAGATTCCATCTGATTCTTTAGCCTTCCGTTAATGTTTTCGAAtagttattaaatttgattaactaaagtaatttgaattttctcTATTAACTATGCTCAAACCCATAAGTGAAGTCAGCTAAGTTAGCTATAGTGCACAAAAACATTCAGTTTATAGTTTAAACAACAACTAGAGGTAAATATCTGGgtgcattattaaaaattattgaaaatttctgcGCTTTCAATAATACTGAAgcatcaataaatttaaaaaaatgtaaaaggcGAATTCAATTCATTTAACTGACGTGACGTATTGAAAAAAGAATGTTGTGTAATTAAGTTTTATGTGAAGTTATTTAACCACTTAAAACCCGTTAATGGGTGTCAAATTGATGTTTCAAACGCCTATCgtgtcatttttgttatctgaccttaatacattatttattttgttacagtTGATtactaataaatcaaaataaggGTGGTAAATTCGATTTTTCTGTGAATTTACCCTTTGTTAATAAGACAAAAAGATAGTTttcgtttattttgaattttgaattaatctTCTTGAAAGTACTGCCCATTGCTCAAAATACACTTCTCCCAAGGTTTCATCACTGCACATCTTTCAAAATAGTCTTCATCTTCTTTTTCATGATCTTCTTTTCAATATCATGAATTGTGTCAAAAAGTTTCCGTATTATcctattttttttgtatcttcaggatattgaattgaatatagTTAGTGAGATGGATAAACTTTTAATAACCAAAAACTCAATTCAAAAGCAAATTGAGACACGACGCGTTGTCATGATGAAAAAAATGCctctttttttcaaaagttgtaATACCTGTGTAACCTAGCAAGTTTGTTCATTTTTAGCTCTCACTGTTACAGTGGAGATAATACAGATATTCTGTATGTCTATCTGTCCACACAATATTCACAGCCTAAGATACAAGTcggagaaacaaaataattatatagttGTAATCAGCATAAAAACTGCTTCAGATAAAAATTTGGGATACGGACCGAAGACTTCCAGTTTCGACTAGTTCTCATGAACCTAAGTGGTTTGATCCATTCTAAATATCTTCTACATGTATAATTTGAACGTTGTAACCGATATGGTTATTGTCTCAACTTATTTGCTTTCATGTTCATTCAATGTTCAAAGTCAAGAAAATCGAGAATTCCCTTTAAAACTTACtactataaatttttatctctttttttccAACTCCAAAGATGTCCCGACCTTCGACCTTCCGACACATTTCCActtttaaacagttttcaaactAACTATATTATCAccataaatagtttttaatattcaatgaGTTGCTGGCAGTCTGACAAGCCGAGGCGGATTTAAACTTTATACTGATGGTTTCAGCGTACGAGGGTACAAAACCTATCAATTGAAATGTAAATCAAACTCtgctaaaaaatttttataacatctCGTATACTTGATTCAAGTGAATAATTTGATCTTCTTACTATATCTCacctgtaaataaaaaattttgaagtcTTCACCACATAACAATAATAGATTGTTACAGAAATCATGATAAAAgatccaaaagaaaaataaatagctGTAATCTGATCTTGCCTCATACGTGTGGGTATAAGAGCTATCCGTAAAATTCCAGCCAATATTCCGCAAATACACTGACCGCACTGGAGATAGATTAAACACTTTGTAGGGAACTCGGTTATTAATTCATAGAGGGTAGCCATCGCAGTTCCAGATAGACCTGAAAATTATTGCTAgctcaatttttatataatatttagcTGGGTTTAATCGAGGGAAAGTAGTACATTAGTACGAGAGTGATAAATATATCGTGCTcggtcaaaatttgaaatttgattattctAACTAAAGTGTGTTTAAAAACAAGCACTACACGAGAGTAGAGCACTCCCAAAAAGTTGgttaagaaataaataacatatcAAACTCGTCCTCATCCCTTTTTTGAGGGAGCTGGATacgataataataaaagttattttcttgAGGCGCATTTTTATGCGGAAACTGTTCAAATCGCTGAAACTTGTCTTGTAATCAATATATATTCACGAATTTGTATGACCCACTCTTAAACTATTACTCAATGTTAAAAAAGGTGTACTTACTCTTCGTTTACGTATGAAATtcctgaaatatttttcattttttacgcTATACTTTCAAACGAAAAAACTGTGAGGTAGATTTAAGTTCTTAGTTTCTCAATTACAATTTATAGTTTGAAGaactttgaatatatttcaGCAAGAAAAATACTACGACTTGAgactaattattgaaattaattgaaatattgattcaataTCTAGTCTAGTCTAGACTCTAGTTCAGActattctgactaccattattatttataaagataaatgATATTCTCTTTATAGTACAATGCGGttcatatgtatggaataaattcaattttagcgttattttgtactatgtgaaaacatcctgaaacaggtcgatttttattcttaaattgacaatgtacaatatgaaaatatatacttCTCCAACAttccctctgaattataaggGAATTTAGTCGTCTGTttagcaatataaagtttttttgagtttggtgcaatcataactaagaaaataaatgtttaatttgtaaaattatgaTAAAGTCTCTATCACAAACCTTTCcatagaatgaagataataatgtcgcataatatttagTCGCATTTAgtcgcataatatttagaatgtatttttcacaattaaattaaatgttcaaaatgaccaccattcacttttGGATTTTGGAATTCCTGTACATTTTATGGGTTATATTGTTCCTTCCATTATCCTACCATTTTttacttcttgacaataactgAGGCGATTTTGTAATTCTTGttcaacattttgtatgacctcaggggttattttattaatttcttccgttatcctaacttttaaatcagcaatattgtctggtctattaaaatGTGATCTAGAAATAATCAAGTATTTTCGAATCTCTTCTGCTAAATACAGAGGACTAAAATTTTTCTGCAACAAGGTACCAAACGACccacttttttgtttgaaattttcgagAGGGTGCTTATAACTCAGAGGGGGAGCTGGAGggagataatattttcatactgtaaattgtcagtTTGAACATAGAAATTAACCTATTTCAGGTAAGTATTGTTTATTCCATATTTaaggaatttaattttatacagcATCAAGAACAAAAAACTACTTGTTAAAAAGTAACAGAATAGTGCAGTGTAAACAAACTGATTAAGAAAAGATACAAGATTATAATACATATATGTATTTAACGGAAATGATATTTGTAATAACTTACATACTTACAATTCAAAATAGTTGTAAAGACCATCGTTATTGAAAAAAGCACAGGAGGTCCTAAAACaataaacttgtttttatttggtaCTATTGAGAATTTGATCAACGTGGAGCGAACCGTTAATACCTATTTTGCAAGAAGATACAAATAACCTAGTTTTATCTCAAGACAAACACCACATTTCTTTCGATACGCGTTTTTATCTATAGGAATATATCGGACAAAACGCAATTAACTGGTACGGTTTTTCTCGTTCCACTTAGTCTAAAGCGTTATAATCGTAAACCTAAGTGAAATATATTATGAAACGTTTTGAGGTAAAAACAAAGGCAAAAGCTTCAAGATTTTATGctacaatttttatatcattaaagCTTTCTCGTCGCGACCAACGATCGTATTCGCCATTTGGAACTCCCAAATGAGTACTTTAGGCGCTGTGAATTTTTAGTGGAACGCAccatatattattaattattttccaaaatttagaaAGCCAGAGTTCATTTCCGGTATTCTGAGCCGTCTCCCAGCCTTTGACATCATTTTTCCACCAAGGCAGGACACCAACAAAGTATATGCTCAATCATCTCTTCTTCACCGGTACACTCTATGCAATGGTTATCCGTTGTTACTTTCCTGTGCCAACAGTACAATGTCCAGTGATCCCTCAAATAGTTTTAGAAGTTGAGTATTGCATGAATCTTTTTTGTATTCTCTTCTTCGTCAAATCACTATGGATATCGTGCAATCACTTCTGCTTGACAATACATTCTGATTTTTGACTTTGATACCTCTGTCAATAGCAACTTTTACCAATTTGATCAGTAACAACACTGTTACTGTCTCATCAGCATCCTCTTCCCGTATACCtcttttttgaaaacttatatGCTTAAGAGTTCGTGTCCATTCCATAGTGTCCAGGTACCCAGCAGAGACCAATTTTAGAATAGTTTGTAGACGAATCGATTTATTGGATCTCATCAGTTTAATGAAAGTACATGATTCCTCATTCTCTAATCTGAACTGAAGAAGACACAGTGTGAATATGGCCCTGactatttattgattgattgattagtTGAGATTATTGATCATGTATTCTCataattgaagtgaaaaaaattattatttgataacaaGCTTTAACATCTATCTAATATAACGTGCAcctaataacatcgatttaaATACAGTGTTTTACTTCTTATA encodes:
- the LOC130453345 gene encoding galactosylgalactosylxylosylprotein 3-beta-glucuronosyltransferase P-like; this translates as MNSSKKLISKYTLIIFVCTLLLTIEYSIIWNIMNDEDCVRRSELVHISKTIKTSNLPHLYIITPTYKRPEQIPELVRLSQTLLLVPKLTWLVIEDGYEKNEIIENILEKFGLKHEYLLAPMPEKYKSEPSKPKGVSNRNKGLEWIRNNTKSGVVYFADDDNTYDIELFMEIRKTQTVSMFPVGLVTELGLSSPIVENCTFKGFYDGWIGNRKFPVDMAGFAVSVEFLLSRPNASMPYLAGYEEDGFLKSLSPFEPKDAQFLASCCSKILVWHTRTLKNEPAKTTQLFNNTNIELLLKIIL